The proteins below are encoded in one region of Oryzias melastigma strain HK-1 linkage group LG9, ASM292280v2, whole genome shotgun sequence:
- the barhl1a gene encoding barH-like homeobox 1a: MELSASSSSCFLTGSLLPSPPPGAALSRPEKRDLSEHSSPPPDSELRRDRPLQQRRSISSSSFLIQDILAESRALPDPVRVLDCRSDGDYWEKRSDSPDSDNKESGLKSDEWSRHAPSEGGGSSDSVGVRLKKPRKARTAFSDQQLSRLERSFQKQKYLSVQDRIELAASLQLSDTQVKTWYQNRRTKWKRQSAAGLELLASNDKMFLPAHFQCPPTSPIMDSYLYRSPAHHYCHPAALPLLPHIFTHMDPH; this comes from the exons ATGGAGCTTTCtgcctccagcagctcctgcttcCTCACCGGCTCTCTCCTCCCATCGCCGCCGCCCGGCGCGGCTCTCTCCCGGCCGGAGAAGCGGGATCTCTCGGAGCATTCCTCCCCGCCTCCGGACTCCGAGCTCCGGCGGGACCGTCCTCTGCAGCAGCGCCGCTCCATCAGCTCTTCTTCTTTCCTCATCCAGGACATTCTGGCGGAGTCCCGGGCTCTTCCTGACCCGGTCCGGGTGTTGGACTGTAGATCGGATGGAGATTATTGGGAAAAAAGAAGCGATTCTCCCGACAGCGACAACAAAG AGTCTGGACTAAAGTCAGATGAATGGTCCCGTCACGCTCCCTCTGAAGGTGGCGGCAGCTCGGATTCGGTCGGGGTGCGCCTCAAGAAGCCCCGTAAAGCTCGGACGGCGTTCAGCGACCAGCAGCTGTCCAGGCTGGAGAGAAGCTTCCAGAAGCAGAAGTACCTGAGTGTCCAGGACCGGATCGAGCTGGCAGCCTCCCTGCAGCTCAGTGACACCCAAGTGAAAACCTGGTACCAAAACCGGAG GACGAAGTGGAAGCGTCAGTCAGCTGCGGGTCTGGAGCTTTTGGCTTCAAACGACAAGATGTTCCTGCCTGCACACTTCCAGTGTCCTCCTACCTCACCCATCATGGACTCCTACCTGTatagaagccccgcccaccactACTGCCACCCCGCAGCCCTCCCTCTGCTGCCCCACATCTTCACCCACATGGACCCCCACTGA
- the ddx31 gene encoding probable ATP-dependent RNA helicase DDX31: MLATPRRCGFRDATGKDFHVCPCLWSFTPCWDRSSCWSMSPADEQLSLNLCTDVSSPAPSSRRKYLTAQQRWAAKKGKKKFTSSEDQTRFSFNQRKQELLSTEEEAATPPADCQRKQKAEKRRFSSVKHNSPDFAPAEEEEGGAAPSEDLQAPPLKVRERSPQKKKERKLEGKKKEKDGGKEGGHGSFKTSSLFKHNPDIPDIHRAAVCQLKEKIFTSDSFSELDLHPHLVATLNKVLNVSTLTSVQKQTIPVLQSGRDALVRSQTGSGKTLSYAVPLVQSLQSLQPKVSRSDGPLALVIVPTRELAVQTFQIFQKLLKPFTWIVPGVLMGGEKRKAEKARIRKGINILVSTPGRLVDHIKHTLSIAFSAVRWLVLDEADRTLDLGFEKDLTVILNSLNSTGPARQNVLLSATLTLGVSRLADVCLKDPVSIQVSGPPSSERTGSSHVTSDLEPANPSESFAVPEALRQFVVVVPSKIRLVCLAAFILDKCKDNKVIVFVSSCEAVEFLHSVFTSVLTRPSAHPHLSFQRLHGNMKQEERSEVFQLFSTSQSGVLLCTDVAARGLDLPLVTWIVQYTPPTSAAEYVHRVGRTARIGGRGSSLLFLTPAETAFISELANHNISLSEMKLQEILSCLMLDDTYRGRGKYHSKSSSKALEQEVRERATVLQTEFENCVHADAQSLQAAKKALQSYLRAYTTYPAHLKHIFHIRFLHLGHAAKSFGLRDAPGGLSSALGTKGQNKKKDLARKQGKSPVTNRVQKQIAGKKRFFSGQREAGMLRSEFSNGLEGADSSKKRKKKKKKEELSGSQEEE, from the exons ATGCTCGCCACTCCACGGAGGTGTGGCTTTCGTGACGCAACCGGAAAAGATTTCCACGTGTGTCCGTGTTTGTGGTCCTTCACACC GTGCTGGGACAGGAGCAGCTGTTGGAGCATGTCACCTGCAGACGAGCAGCTGTCTCTGAACCTCTGCACTGATGTGTCTTCACCAGCTCCTTCCAGCAGGAGGAAATACCTGACCGCTCAGCAGAGATGGGCAGCA AAAAAAGGCAAGAAGAAGTTCACATCCTCGGAGGATCAGACCAGGTTCTCCTTCAACCAGAGGAAGCAGGAGCTCCTGTCCACAGAGGAGGAGGCAGCTACACCTCCTGCAGACTGTCAG AGGAAACAGAAAGCAGAGAAGAGGAGGTTCAGCTCCGTCAAACACAATAGTCCAGACTTTGCtcctgcagaggaagaggagggaggagccGCTCCATCTGAAGACCTTCAG GCTCCGCCCCTTAAAGTGAGAGAAAGGTCGCcacaaaagaagaaggaaaGGAAATTGGAAGGGAAGAAGAAAGAGAAGGATGGAGGAAAGGAAGGAGGGCACGGCTCTTTTAAGACTTCCTCTCTGTTCAAACACAACCCAGACATCCCGGACATCCACAG agcAGCAGTTTGTCAGTTAAAGGAGAAGATCTTCACCTCAGACTCTTTTTCAGAGCTGGACCTGCATCCACACCTG GTGGCAACCCTGAACAAAGTGCTGAATGTTTCCACTCTGACCAG TGTTCAGAAACAGACCATCCCTGTTCTGCAGTCGGGACGAGACGCTTTGGTTCGGTCTCAAACAGGATCAG GTAAGACTCTTTCTTACGCTGTCCCGCTGGTTCAGAGTCTGCAGTCCCTCCAGCCCAAAGTCAGCCGCTCCGATGGTCCTCTGGCTCTGGTCATCGTTCCCACCAGAGAG CTCGCAGTGCAGACCTTCCAGATATTCCAGAAACTTCTGAAG CCGTTTACCTGGATCGTCCCAGGTGTGTTGATGGgaggagagaagaggaaagcAGAGAAGGCCAG gaTCCGTAAAGGAATCAACATCTTGGTCTCCACTCCTGGACGTCTGGTGGATCATATCAAACACACCCTGAGCATCGCCTTCAGCGCCGTCCGCTGGCTGGTTCTGGACGAGGCTGACAG GACTTTGGACCTGGGCTTTGAAAAAGACCTCACAGTCATACTGAACAGCCTGAACTCGACCGGACCGGCCCGACAGAACGTCCTGCTGTCTGCCACGCTGACACTCG GAGTGAGCCGGTTAGCTGATGTATGTTTAAAGGACCCCGTCAGCATCCAAGTTtccggacccccctcctctgaACGAACTGGCTCCTCCcatgtgacctctgaccttgaACCAGCCAACCCGTCGGAGAGCTTTGCAGTACCGGAGGCTCTGAGGCAGTTTGTGGTGGTGGTTCCCAGTAAGATCCGGCTGGTGTGCCTGGCTGCGTTCATTCTGGACAAATGCAAG GACAACAAAGTCATCGTTTTCGTCTCCAGCTGCGAGGCCGTGGAGTTCCTTCACTCTGTGTTCACCTCTGTTCTCACCCGTCCGTCAGCCCATCCCCATCTCAGTTTTCAGCGTCTCCACGGCAACATGAAGCAGGAG GAGCGTTCAGAGGTCTTCCAGCTGTTCTCAACGTCTCAGTCTGGAGTTCTGCTGTGCACG gacgTGGCCGCGAGAGGTCTGGACCTGCCTCTGGTCACCTGGATAGTTCAG TACACTCCTCCAACGTCTGCCGCCGAGTATGTTCACCGCGTCGGCCGCACGGCTCGGATAGGAGGAAGAGGGAgcagcctcctcttcctcactcctGCTGAGACGGCCTTCATCAGTGAGCTGGCCAATCACAACATCAG CCTATCGGAGATGAAACTGCAGGAAATTCTTTCCTGTCTGATGCTGGATGATACCTACAGGGGGCGGGGCAAATACCACAGCAAG AGTTCATCCAAAGCTCTGGAGCAGGAGGTCCGTGAACGTGCCACCGTCCTCCAGACTGAGTTTGAGAACTGTGTCCACGCTGATGCTCAGTCTCTGCAGGCGGCTAAGAAAG CGCTGCAGTCATACCTGCGGGCCTACACCACCTACCCCGCTCACCTGAAGCACATCTTTCACATCCGCTTCCTCCACCTGGGACACGCCGCCAAGAGTTTCGGTCTCAGAGACGCTCCGGGGGGGCTGAGCTCCGCCCTGGGAACCAAAGGACAGAACAAAAAGAAGGATCTGGCGAGGAAACAGGGGAAGAGTCCGGTCACAAACCGAGTCCAGAAGCAGATCGCAGGAAAGAAAAG gtttttttctggCCAGAGGGAAGCAGGGATGCTGCGCTCCGAGTTTTCAAACGGACTCGAGGGAGCAGACTCCtcaaagaagaggaagaagaagaagaagaaggaggagttGAGCGGGTCTCAGGAAGAGGAGTGA
- the ak8 gene encoding adenylate kinase 8 isoform X1 produces MSIFTLQAHHGSLKFPAFGRTMMTTPSGSHGNRGVESLSGKYSMDETRRPLRIPPQMRSYAEKHDLSQLAQDLVSNLLIDQPDDPISYLINLLQGSSLDIPRVMVIGPPAVGKYTLCKRLSTELRAVHVTTESLLQGHSEDLPSELLVQMVQQRLKKVDCLTKGWVLQGIPKTRLQALSLQQAGILPKHLVMLEAPDDVLQERNQGRMVDPQTKDVYHQIFIWPSDDTIAQRLQKGRSLTNKQLSEELQRYSCEVTGLRSAYQHVLKVISGDQPHSDVYQQALGFVQTRHRSRPHRILLLGPPGSGKSLQARQLAEKHSMVDVSCGRLLRSVAADGSTLGEDIQLYLDDGLPVPDSVVLQVLEERLSQEDCSSRGWVLHGFPNNLLQARSLQESHHEPNRVFFMEATDEVCQERITLRATDPVSGQRFHAVSNPAPSAEFHSRLQTRPEDSREEVMRRLKEYRELSDALKSVYPDAAHVDADPQPWTVFEALLSRLTTN; encoded by the exons ATGAGCATTTTCACTCTACAAGCTCACCATGGTTCACTCAAATTTCCCGCCTTCGGGCGCACGATGATGACGACACCATCTGGAAGCCATGGCAACCGAGGAGTAGAGag TCTCTCAGGGAAATATTCGATGGATGAAACGAGGAGGCCTTTGAGGATTCCTCCTCAGATGAGGAGTTATGCAGAAAAGCATGACTTGTCCCAGCTGGCTCAG GACTTGGTGTCCAACCTGCTAATTGATCAGCCGGATGATCCCATCTCCTACCTAATCAATTTGCTGCAGGGGAGCAGCCTGGACA TCCCCAGAGTGATGGTGATCGGTCCTCCTGCTGTTGGCAAATACACTCTG tgcAAAAGGCTAAGCACAGAGCTGCGGGCCGTCCACGTGACCACAGAGAGTTTGCTGCAGGGCCACTCAGAG GATCTTCCCTCTGAGCTGCTGGTCCAGATGGTTCAACAGAGACTCAAAAAGGTGGACTGCTTGACAAAG GGCTGGGTGCTGCAGGGAATCCCTAAAACTCGTCTGCAGGCTCTGAGTCTGCAGCAGGCTGGAATCCTCCCCAAACACCTCg TGATGCTGGAGGCCCCTGACGACGTGCTGCAGGAGAGGAACCAAGGGCGGATGGTTGACCCACAGACAAAAG ACGTCTACCACCAGATCTTCATCTGGCCGAGCGACGACACCATCGCCCAGCGTCTGCAGAAGGGGCGGAGCCTGACCAACAAGCAGCTGTCGGAGGAGCTGCAGCGTTACAGCTGTGAGGTCACAGGGCTCAGATCGGCCTATCAGCACGTCCTAAAGGTCATCAGTGGTGACCAACCACACTCTGACGTTTACCAGCAAG CCCTGGGCTTTGTTCAAACTCGTCACCGCTCCAGACCGCACAGAATCCTGCTGCTGGGTCCACCAGGGTCCGGGAAGAGCCTCCAGGCCCGGCAGCTGGCAGAGAAGCACAGCATGGTGGACG TGAGCTGTGGGCGACTCTTGAGGTCTGTAGCTGCTGATGGTTCAACTCTGGGAGAAGACATCCAGCTGTACCTGGACGATGGACTTCCAG TCCCAGACTCCGTGGTGCTGCAGGTTCTGGAGGAGCGTCTGAGCCAGGAAGACTGCAGCTCCAGAGGCTGGGTGCTGCATGGCTTCCCTAATAATCTACTGCAGGCCAGGAGCCTGCAGGAATCCCATCATGAGCCAAATAG AGTTTTCTTCATGGAGGCGACAGATGAGGTTTGTCAGGAAAGAATCACACTCAGAGCGACAGATCCGGTCAGTGGGCAGAG GTTTCACGCCGTGTCCAATCCGGCTCCGAGCGCAGAGTTCCACAGCAGACTGCAGACGAGACCTGAGGATAGCAGGGAGGAGGTGATGCGGAGACTGAAAGAGTACCGAGAGCTTAGCGATGCCCTGAAG TCTGTTTATCCAGATGCAGCTCACGTTGACGCTGATCCACAGCCCTGGACTGTGTTTGAGGCTCTGCTGAGCCGACTGACCACAAACTGA
- the ak8 gene encoding adenylate kinase 8 isoform X2 codes for MDETRRPLRIPPQMRSYAEKHDLSQLAQDLVSNLLIDQPDDPISYLINLLQGSSLDIPRVMVIGPPAVGKYTLCKRLSTELRAVHVTTESLLQGHSEDLPSELLVQMVQQRLKKVDCLTKGWVLQGIPKTRLQALSLQQAGILPKHLVMLEAPDDVLQERNQGRMVDPQTKDVYHQIFIWPSDDTIAQRLQKGRSLTNKQLSEELQRYSCEVTGLRSAYQHVLKVISGDQPHSDVYQQALGFVQTRHRSRPHRILLLGPPGSGKSLQARQLAEKHSMVDVSCGRLLRSVAADGSTLGEDIQLYLDDGLPVPDSVVLQVLEERLSQEDCSSRGWVLHGFPNNLLQARSLQESHHEPNRVFFMEATDEVCQERITLRATDPVSGQRFHAVSNPAPSAEFHSRLQTRPEDSREEVMRRLKEYRELSDALKSVYPDAAHVDADPQPWTVFEALLSRLTTN; via the exons ATGGATGAAACGAGGAGGCCTTTGAGGATTCCTCCTCAGATGAGGAGTTATGCAGAAAAGCATGACTTGTCCCAGCTGGCTCAG GACTTGGTGTCCAACCTGCTAATTGATCAGCCGGATGATCCCATCTCCTACCTAATCAATTTGCTGCAGGGGAGCAGCCTGGACA TCCCCAGAGTGATGGTGATCGGTCCTCCTGCTGTTGGCAAATACACTCTG tgcAAAAGGCTAAGCACAGAGCTGCGGGCCGTCCACGTGACCACAGAGAGTTTGCTGCAGGGCCACTCAGAG GATCTTCCCTCTGAGCTGCTGGTCCAGATGGTTCAACAGAGACTCAAAAAGGTGGACTGCTTGACAAAG GGCTGGGTGCTGCAGGGAATCCCTAAAACTCGTCTGCAGGCTCTGAGTCTGCAGCAGGCTGGAATCCTCCCCAAACACCTCg TGATGCTGGAGGCCCCTGACGACGTGCTGCAGGAGAGGAACCAAGGGCGGATGGTTGACCCACAGACAAAAG ACGTCTACCACCAGATCTTCATCTGGCCGAGCGACGACACCATCGCCCAGCGTCTGCAGAAGGGGCGGAGCCTGACCAACAAGCAGCTGTCGGAGGAGCTGCAGCGTTACAGCTGTGAGGTCACAGGGCTCAGATCGGCCTATCAGCACGTCCTAAAGGTCATCAGTGGTGACCAACCACACTCTGACGTTTACCAGCAAG CCCTGGGCTTTGTTCAAACTCGTCACCGCTCCAGACCGCACAGAATCCTGCTGCTGGGTCCACCAGGGTCCGGGAAGAGCCTCCAGGCCCGGCAGCTGGCAGAGAAGCACAGCATGGTGGACG TGAGCTGTGGGCGACTCTTGAGGTCTGTAGCTGCTGATGGTTCAACTCTGGGAGAAGACATCCAGCTGTACCTGGACGATGGACTTCCAG TCCCAGACTCCGTGGTGCTGCAGGTTCTGGAGGAGCGTCTGAGCCAGGAAGACTGCAGCTCCAGAGGCTGGGTGCTGCATGGCTTCCCTAATAATCTACTGCAGGCCAGGAGCCTGCAGGAATCCCATCATGAGCCAAATAG AGTTTTCTTCATGGAGGCGACAGATGAGGTTTGTCAGGAAAGAATCACACTCAGAGCGACAGATCCGGTCAGTGGGCAGAG GTTTCACGCCGTGTCCAATCCGGCTCCGAGCGCAGAGTTCCACAGCAGACTGCAGACGAGACCTGAGGATAGCAGGGAGGAGGTGATGCGGAGACTGAAAGAGTACCGAGAGCTTAGCGATGCCCTGAAG TCTGTTTATCCAGATGCAGCTCACGTTGACGCTGATCCACAGCCCTGGACTGTGTTTGAGGCTCTGCTGAGCCGACTGACCACAAACTGA